From the genome of Rathayibacter sp. VKM Ac-2804:
GCCGTTCTCGCGGTTCGTCCTCATCGCGCTCGGCGGAGTGGTGCCCACCCTGTCCTTCTTCGTCGAGACCCGCATCGCCCGCGAGGTCGAGCAGTACCTCGAGCGGCGCACCGCCGCCCTCGAGCCGACGACCCCGTCCGACTCCGTGGAGGCCCCCCATCAGTGAGCAGTCCGGCGCCAGCGCGCCGCAGTCCGCCCCGCAGCCGCACCTCGCCGCCCAGCCCGTGCTCGTCGTCGACTTCGGCGCCCAGTACGCGCAGCTGATCGCGCGGCGCGTCCGCGAGGCGAACGTGTACTCCGAGATCGTCCCGTCCGGCACGACGGCCGCCGAGATCGCCGCCAAGTCGCCGGTCGGGATCATCCTCTCCGGTGGCCCCTCGAGCGTCTACGAGGAGGGGGCGCCGCAGCTCGACCCCGCCATCTTCGATCTCGGCATCCCCGTGCTGGGCATCTGCTACGGCTTCCAGGTGATGGCGAAGACGCTCGGCGGCGAGGTCGCGAACACGGGCCTGCGCGAGTACGGCGCGACCGACGCCTCCGTCTCGGCCGACGGCGGCGTGCTCCTCGGCGACCAGCCCGTCGACCAGACGGTGTGGATGAGCCACGGCGACCAGGTCTCGAAGGCCCCCGCCGGCTTCGACGTCCTCGCCTCGACCGGCTCGACCGCCGTCGCCGCGTTCGGCAGCGACGAGCGCCGACTCTACGGCGTGCAGTGGCACCCCGAGGTGAAGCACTCCGCGCACGGCCAGGCGGTCATCGAGAACTTCCTGCACCGCGCGGCGGGCATCCCCGCCGACTGGAACTCCTCGAACGTCATCGACGACCAGGTCGCGCTGATCCGCGAGCAGGTCGGCACCGGTCGCGTCATCTGCGGCCTGTCCGGCGGCGTCGACTCCGCCGTCGCCGCGGCGATCGTGCACCGCGCGGTCGGCGACCAGCTGGTCTGCGTCTTCGTCGACCACGGCCTGCTGCGCAAGGACGAGCGCCGCCAGGTGGAGGAGGACTACGTCGCCGCCACCGGTGTGCGCCTGGTGACCGTCGACGCGCGCGAGCAGTTCCTCGACGCGCTCGCCGGCGTCAGCGACCCCGAGCAGAAGCGCAAGATCATCGGCCGCGAGTTCATCCGCACCTTCGAGGGCGCCGCCGAGGCGCTCGTGCTCGAGGCGCAGGGCGAGGGCACGTCGATCGACTTCCTCGTGCAGGGCACGCTCTACCCCGACGTCGTCGAGTCGGGCGGCGGCACCGGCACCGCGAACATCAAGTCGCACCACAACGTCGGCGGCCTCCCCGAGGACCTGCAGTTCGCGCTCGTCGAGCCGCTGCGGACCCTCTTCAAGGACGAGGTCCGCGCGATCGGCCGGGAGCTCGGGCTGCCCGAGGCCATCGTCGGCCGCCAGCCCTTCCCCGGCCCCGGCCTCGGCATCCGCATCGTCGGCGAGGTCACCCAGGAGCGGCTCGACCTGCTCCAGGAGGCCGACGCGATCGTCCGCGCCGAGCTCACCGCCGCCG
Proteins encoded in this window:
- the guaA gene encoding glutamine-hydrolyzing GMP synthase, whose protein sequence is MLVVDFGAQYAQLIARRVREANVYSEIVPSGTTAAEIAAKSPVGIILSGGPSSVYEEGAPQLDPAIFDLGIPVLGICYGFQVMAKTLGGEVANTGLREYGATDASVSADGGVLLGDQPVDQTVWMSHGDQVSKAPAGFDVLASTGSTAVAAFGSDERRLYGVQWHPEVKHSAHGQAVIENFLHRAAGIPADWNSSNVIDDQVALIREQVGTGRVICGLSGGVDSAVAAAIVHRAVGDQLVCVFVDHGLLRKDERRQVEEDYVAATGVRLVTVDAREQFLDALAGVSDPEQKRKIIGREFIRTFEGAAEALVLEAQGEGTSIDFLVQGTLYPDVVESGGGTGTANIKSHHNVGGLPEDLQFALVEPLRTLFKDEVRAIGRELGLPEAIVGRQPFPGPGLGIRIVGEVTQERLDLLQEADAIVRAELTAAGLDSEIWQCPVVLLADVRSVGVQGDGRTYGHPIVLRPVSSEDAMTADWTRLPYDLLARISNRITNEVSGVNRVVLDVTSKPPGTIEWE